ATAAAAATAGAAAAGATTATATTCACTTTAACAGATAAATTGGTACCTTATTTTTAATTGATTAATAAAAACTAAAACGCTTTTTAATTAAATTTTTACGAGAAAATGGCTAAATTAGAATTAAAAGACGTTGAACAAATATAATATAAATTAGATTAAGTATTAGTATGAATATAATAATAAACCTAAAAATACTTTTTTTATCTCTTAGTATTGATACTTTTTGCATCTTTGAATCATGACATTAGTAACATTCAATTTAATCCTTTATAATCCCATTAAACACTGTATTTGCTCTCTCTGTATATTATTGACATTAGTAGTTTTATTTTTAGGTTCTATTTTCTTAGGAATTCTTTTATTAAAGGAGTTTAGTGTTGTTTGTGTATTAAATTTAATAAGGAAGTCCATATCATCTTTTATGAGGTTAATCCAGTCTTCTATATGTTTTAAATCTGTTTGGGGGTCTGTGGTTGATTCAGATTTTAGAGAATCTTCTATCATGCTTTTTACAACATTCAGGCTGCTTACCGTTTCATTATAGAATTTATCAAACTCTTTGAAGGGAAATATTATCAGATCCTCATCTTCCTGGAATACTGCAGGATTATAGAAGACTATTTCATTTTTTGAGTGTTTTATGACACTTAACCTCATGATCAATAGACCTCCTTATCTTTTTTTGATTGGTTCAATCCATTATTATGGGCATATAATAAAAAATTAGTTGTGCAAGAGAGCATTTGAAAACTAATATAAAATCACAAGTGCACGACCCAAAACTCAAAAACTAATAATATTGAAATACTTACCATAAAACGTATTTCTGCTTTTTAAATCGAAGTTAAAGCAGGTAAACCTGCCCATTTTTTATTAAAAAGCTATTCCTATTAAATGCTTTTAGGAATCAATTCTGTAATTTGATAAGATATCGCTTAGATATTTTTCTTTTGCTGCTTGAAATTAATTTAGGCTCTAATTAACTTGATTAAAGTTAAAAAAGCCATGAATAAGTAAAAATTTAAATAGTAATTTATTATTACTACTTGATTCAATATTATATTAAACTTTTTTAAATAAACATAAAGGGTTCTTCATGAAACAGAATGATAAATTCAGGGAAATCTTTGAAAAATCACCGGTAGGTATTCTATTTTTTGATAATGGAGGAAAATTAACTGATATAAATAAATCAGCTTTAGAAATAGCTGGTGTTTCCAAATTAGAAGATGTTAAAAAAATTAATTTATTTGATAACGCTACAATTAGCTCTAAAAAAGATGAATTACTTAAAAAGGGATTAATTAAACTCCAATTCCCAGTAAATTTTGATAATATTAGAAGATTAAGTATTCACAATTCTACACGGTCTGGAATTGCTTTTATTGATTTAACTATTTCTGTTATTGATTCTGGTTTTTTGGTGCAAATTCAAGATATCACAGAACGTAAAAAAAGTGAAGATCATTTCCGCAAAGAGGTGGAACGGGAAAGTTTTCTTCTTGAACTTTACAAAAAAGCACCTCAACTTACAGACAAAGAACTTTATGAATGTACCCTGGATTATACAGTTAGCCTCACAGACAGCACTATTGGATTTTTCCATAGGATCTCCGATGACCAGAAAACTATTGTTTTAACAGCATGGAATAATGAAGCATGGAATACTTGCAAAGCTTCATTTAAAAATCATTATTCTATTGAAGAATCAGGAAACTGGACTGACTGCGTAGAAGCTAAACGTCCGATTGTATATAATGATTATAAAAATTCTCCTAATAGAAAAGGGTTTCCAAAAGGACATCCACCGGTAAAAAGATTCATAAGTACACCAGTATTTGATGAAGACAAGGTTAAGTTCATTTTCGGTGTGGGAAATAAAGTAGATGAATATGATGACTATGATGTAATACAAATTCAGTCAGTGGCTAATGAACTATACCGGATCCTTAAACAGCGTTATTCAGCACAAGCATTAAAAGAAGCCCATGATAATTTAGAAAAAAAGGTTGAAGAGCGTACAGCAGAATTAAAACAAGCCTATGACTCATTACAGCAAAGTGAATTAAAATTTAAAACCCTTGCTGAAAACTCACCAGACATTATAAACAGAATGGATAAAAGGTTTAAAAACGTCTATGTAAACCCTGTAGTCATAAATATATCAGGTATGCCTCCAGAACATTTTATGGGCAAAAAAATTGATGAATTAAGAATACCTGAGGAATTTACAGTCCCGCTTATAGAAAAAGCTAAAAAAGTTTTTGAAACAGGGATGATGGAAGAATTTGAAACTGAAATACCCACTATAAACGGCTTAAAGACTTTTTATACATACTTAGCTCCTGAATATGATGAAAACGGAGAAACAAATACAGTTCTTTCAGTTTCTCATGATATAACTGAATTAAAACGGACTGAAAACCAATTGAAAGAAACAATCACCGAATTGGAACGTTCTAATGAGGAATTGCAGAGTTTTGCTTATATCACAAGTCATGATCTGCAGGAACCATTACGTAATATTGCCAGTTTTGCTCAATTATTGCAGAGACGTTACAAAGGAAAATTAGATGAGGATGCCGATGAGTTTCTTAACTTTATGGTTGAAGGCGCAACCAGAATGAAGAACATGATCCAGGGATTACTTGAATATTCACGCATTGATAAGACAGATACAGGATTTAAAGAAACCAATATCAATTTTAAAGTTGAAAAAGCCATTGAAAACTTACAAAGTATTATCAATGAATCAAATGCAGAAATTACACATGATAACCTTCCAGCCGTTGTTGCAAATCCTAACCAGATGATCAGAATCTTCCAGAATTTGATCTCAAATGCCATTAAGTTCAAAAAGCCCCAATACCCCCCAAAAATCCATATTTCATGTAAAAAGAAAAAAGATGAATATATTTTTTCAGTAAGTGACAATGGTATTGGAATTGAAAAACAATACATTGACAGAATATTTGAAGTTTTTAAGCGTTTACATACCATGGATGAATATGAAGGCACTGGAATAGGTTTAGCAATTGTTAAAAGAATAATAGACCATCATGGTGGAAAAATCTGGGTTGAATCAGAGTTAGGTAAAGGCTCAACCTTTTACTTCACATTACCTATCCCTAGAAATGAAAATAATTTATTGAATTACTTTTAATAGTTTTTAGTGATTTTTCCAATTCCAATTACCCTGTGAGGTAGTATTTCCTAAAATCTGAAAAAATTAACCGATTTGTCTATTTCATATTCAAAAGGGTTAATGGTGAACTTCATCACCTCAACTTTAGTTGTCTTTAAAATCAGATGAAAATAAAGATGCTTGAACCCCCAAGGGATTTATCAATGACATTGCCCCCCCCCATTTATTTATAAAATCCCCATCATCTTCAGACCTATATAAACTAGCATTAATATAAAAATATAGTTCAAATGTTTGGATGGAAGGCTATGTGCAGCTTTAACTCCCAACTGCGCCATAGGAATGCTTGCACCAGCTAAAAAAACAAATTGAAACATGTTTACATATCCAATGGAATAGGGAGGTAACCCATATATCCCCAATCCATTAAGGATGTAGGAAATTATCCCTCCAATTGAAGTAAACACAATAACAGCGGTGGATGTTCCAATAGCTTCATGCATACTGTATCTCATAAAAATAGCCATGAATGGAACCGTTATAAATCCACCGCCAACCCCAAG
This genomic stretch from Methanobacterium sp. harbors:
- a CDS encoding ATP-binding protein → MKQNDKFREIFEKSPVGILFFDNGGKLTDINKSALEIAGVSKLEDVKKINLFDNATISSKKDELLKKGLIKLQFPVNFDNIRRLSIHNSTRSGIAFIDLTISVIDSGFLVQIQDITERKKSEDHFRKEVERESFLLELYKKAPQLTDKELYECTLDYTVSLTDSTIGFFHRISDDQKTIVLTAWNNEAWNTCKASFKNHYSIEESGNWTDCVEAKRPIVYNDYKNSPNRKGFPKGHPPVKRFISTPVFDEDKVKFIFGVGNKVDEYDDYDVIQIQSVANELYRILKQRYSAQALKEAHDNLEKKVEERTAELKQAYDSLQQSELKFKTLAENSPDIINRMDKRFKNVYVNPVVINISGMPPEHFMGKKIDELRIPEEFTVPLIEKAKKVFETGMMEEFETEIPTINGLKTFYTYLAPEYDENGETNTVLSVSHDITELKRTENQLKETITELERSNEELQSFAYITSHDLQEPLRNIASFAQLLQRRYKGKLDEDADEFLNFMVEGATRMKNMIQGLLEYSRIDKTDTGFKETNINFKVEKAIENLQSIINESNAEITHDNLPAVVANPNQMIRIFQNLISNAIKFKKPQYPPKIHISCKKKKDEYIFSVSDNGIGIEKQYIDRIFEVFKRLHTMDEYEGTGIGLAIVKRIIDHHGGKIWVESELGKGSTFYFTLPIPRNENNLLNYF
- a CDS encoding sulfite exporter TauE/SafE family protein; protein product: LGVGGGFITVPFMAIFMRYSMHEAIGTSTAVIVFTSIGGIISYILNGLGIYGLPPYSIGYVNMFQFVFLAGASIPMAQLGVKAAHSLPSKHLNYIFILMLVYIGLKMMGIL